Part of the Terrisporobacter glycolicus ATCC 14880 = DSM 1288 genome is shown below.
CTAAACCTTTTTCGTATTCTTCTCCACTTAATAAAGTATCTAATTCAGATGTATCTGACATTTTTACTTTACATATCCAAGCATCGTAAGGAGCTTCGTTTACATATTCAGGTTCATCTTCTAATTTATCTTCATTTATTTCAACTACTACTCCTGAAACAGGAGCTATTAAATCAGAAGCCACTTTTGATGATTCTATAACACCAAAAGACTCATCTTTTGTTAATTCATCATCTATTTCTGGCATTTCAACAAATAAAACTTCTCCTAATTGTTCTTGAGCAAAGTCACTTACTCCAACAAATGCAAATTCTCCTTCAACTTTTACCCAAGTATGTTTTGGAGAATATTTTAATCCTGCTACTGTACTCATATATTTTTCTCCCCTAATATCTTTATTTAAATTACATTATTGGATCCATAGATAATGCTGGATGTCCTTTTTCTTCAAGGAATGCACAAACTCCTTCAGAATCATCAGCTATTGTTTCATCACAAATCATTTCGCTGAAGTTTTCTATTCCAGCCATTTCTTTAACTGTTTGATTTAATTTATCCGCTACGAATTCTTTTAATTCTTTTGGCATCCAAACTATTCTTTCTGGTCCACCTTCAGTATAAGCAAATTTCTTAGAAGATATGAAATGTCTACCATGACCCATGAATCCTGGAGTTTGAACCCCACCACCAGTCATAGATGCAAGTTCACCGAAAGTCATACCAACAGGAGTTATTCCTGGGAACTCTCTATTTACTATAACTAATCCATTAGCTTCTGGCATGATACCACATATACATTCGAAGCATCCACAAGAAGTCATAGGATCTTCCATTATAGAGTAAAGAGTAACTTTTTCAACTGCACCTTGAGATATTTCATTTACAGTTTCATTAACTGATTCCCAAATACCTTTCTTATCATCTATACAATCACCTTTAGCTATTGGTTGACAAGGGCCTGTTGGGTT
Proteins encoded:
- the gcvH gene encoding glycine cleavage system protein GcvH, with product MSTVAGLKYSPKHTWVKVEGEFAFVGVSDFAQEQLGEVLFVEMPEIDDELTKDESFGVIESSKVASDLIAPVSGVVVEINEDKLEDEPEYVNEAPYDAWICKVKMSDTSELDTLLSGEEYEKGLE